One Dioscorea cayenensis subsp. rotundata cultivar TDr96_F1 chromosome 15, TDr96_F1_v2_PseudoChromosome.rev07_lg8_w22 25.fasta, whole genome shotgun sequence genomic region harbors:
- the LOC120277381 gene encoding glucan endo-1,3-beta-glucosidase-like — protein MEPRDAYLGLLIIYLLLSLSKPTNFLIHTEARRHNNQMKTLTNFVAYSSSSDPYLMAPSDNFNAPYCVYPPSFPSPPSTTFPTPTFPFLQPPPSPESEQEPPPGPPEYERSPPEFIPGTPAFLPPIVYPPPSVPPPPYRGPTQALWCVAKPTVPDPIILEAMNYACGSGADCDAIQPNGACFQPDTLISHASFAFNSYWQRTKLVGGTCDFGDVAMLITRNPSYDGCTFTLNM, from the exons ATGGAGCCAAGAGATGCATACTTGGGATTACTTATAATCTACCTTCTTCTCTCTTTGTCCAAGCCTACCAACTTTCTCATTCAcacag AAGCAAGAAGACACAACAATCAAATGAAGACACTAACAAACTTTGTAGCTTACTCATCATCCTCAGACCCATATCTCATGGCACCTTCTGATAACTTTAATGCTCCTTATTGTGTATATCCACCTTCATTTCCATCACCACCTTCTACAACTTTTCCCACACCTACATTCCCCTTTCTTcaaccaccaccatcaccagaaTCAGAACAAGAACCTCCTCCAGGGCCACCGGAATACGAAAGAAGCCCGCCGGAGTTTATTCCAGGAACACCGGCTTTTCTGCCACCGATAGTGTACCCTCCACCGTCCGTGCCACCGCCACCTTATCGCGGCCCAACTCAGGCGTTGTGGTGTGTTGCTAAGCCAACAGTTCCAGACCCTATCATTCTTGAAGCCATGAATTATGCTTGTGGCTCTGGAGCTGATTGTGATGCCATACAACCTAATGGTGCTTGTTTCCAACCTGATACATTGATATCTCATGCTTCATTTGCTTTCAATAGTTACTGGCAGAGGACTAAGTTGGTTGGAGGAACTTGTGATTTTGGTGATGTTGCCATGTTGATCACTAGAAACCCAA GTTATGATGGGTGTACTTTCACCTTGAACATGTGA
- the LOC120277379 gene encoding pentatricopeptide repeat-containing protein At3g57430, chloroplastic produces the protein MASTLLLSPPPPPLQLPSLQTPPPNSSSPPQRRPLPTPSSWTETLRSHARANSFQEALSTFISMTSAGVSPDHFAFPAALKAAAGLKDPNAGRQLHAAVVKSGYHSSPVTVSNTLLTMYAKCDDIGSAFKVFDRMPEKDQVSWSSMVAALCMFEEWELALEAFRMMQEDDLDPSSFTLVSVVQACSNLSKSEGLRLGKQVHGYGLRNGFYSDGKTFTYNSLVSMYAKLGKVCDSVALFDRFDNRDMVTWNTMISSLAQNERDEEALALVNQMVLSGIKPDGVTLSSVLPACSRLELFSTGKEIHAYALRNDGLFENSFVACALVDMYCNFGKVDKGRYVFDRVSEKRLGIWNAMISGYAQNGLYEEALDQFIQVETIAGLMPNATTLASVLPACVCSETFPDKESIHGYVVKRGLEGDKYVQNTLMDMYSRVGKLDVARRIFNCMEARDVVSWNTMITGCIICGHFSEAFYLLSQMQRTRNTDDEIDTDAVVHTNYKPNNISLITVLPACAILAALAKGKEIHAYAVRNFSASDVAVGSALVDMYAKCGCLTLSRRVFDRMSKRNVITWNVLIMAYGMNGQGEEALRLFQDMVIGGEAKPNEVTYIAVFAACSHSGMVDKGVDLFHKMRKDHEVEPTAEHYACVVDLLGRAGKLEEAYHLITTMKPGIQQAAAWSSLLGSCRIHRNVKLGETAANHLFELEPNVSSHYVLLSNIYAAAGLWDKAMEVRNKMKELGVKKEPGYSWIEVGDQVHQFRAGDSLHPQSAEVHAFLEKLWSKMRKEGYVPDTSCVLHNVDEDEKELLLCGHSEKLAIAFGILNTAPGTPIRVAKNLRVCNDCHTASKYISKIEGRDIILRDVRRFHHFRNGFCSCGDYW, from the coding sequence ATGGCTTCCACGCTCCTTCtctcccctcctcctcctcctcttcagctcccttctctccaaacccctcCTCCCAACTCCTCCTCGCCTCCTCAACGGAGACCACTTCCCACCCCCTCGTCATGGACCGAGACGCTCCGTTCCCACGCCCGCGCCAACTCCTTCCAGGAAGCCCTCTCCACCTTCATCTCCATGACCTCCGCCGGTGTCTCTCCCGACCACTTCGCCTTCCCTGCCGCCCTCAAGGCCGCCGCCGGCTTGAAAGACCCCAACGCCGGCCGCCAGCTCCACGCCGCCGTCGTTAAGTCCGGCTACCACTCCTCCCCGGTCACCGTTTCTAATACTCTTCTCACAATGTACGCTAAGTGTGATGACATTGGAAGTGCCTTCAAGGTGTTCGACAGAATGCCTGAGAAAGACCAGGTGTCCTGGAGCTCAATGGTTGCCGCGCTCTGCATGTTTGAGGAGTGGGAGCTCGCTCTTGAGGCTTTCAGGATGATGCAGGAGGATGATTTGGATCCGAGTTCGTTCACTCTCGTCAGTGTTGTGCAGGCGTGCTCGAATTTGAGCAAGAGTGAAGGGTTGAGACTCGGGAAGCAAGTGCATGGATATGGGCTGCGAAATGGGTTTTATAGTGATGGGAAGACGTTCACTTATAATTCATTGGTTTCAATGTATGCAAAATTAGGCAAGGTGTGTGATTCTGTGGCGCTCTTTGATCGGTTTGATAACAGAGATATGGTGACATGGAATACGATGATTAGCTCTCTCGCTCAAAATGAAAGAGATGAAGAGGCATTGGCTCTTGTGAACCAAATGGTGCTCTCTGGGATTAAACCGGATGGAGTTACATTGTCGAGTGTGCTCCCGGCTTGTTCCCGCTTGGAGTTGTTCAGTACCGGAAAGGAAATCCATGCATATGCATTGAGGAATGATGGTCTTTTTGAGAACTCCTTTGTAGCATGTGCGCTGGTGGATATGTATTGCAATTTTGGGAAAGTTGACAAGGGCCGATATGTATTTGATCGGGTTTCGGAGAAGAGACTTGGTATTTGGAATGCTATGATTTCTGGGTATGCACAAAATGGACTCTATGAAGAAGCATTAGATCAATTTATTCAAGTGGAGACGATAGCCGGTTTAATGCCTAATGCTACCACTTTAGCCAGTGTACTTCCTGCTTGTGTGTGCTCTGAAACGTTCCCTGATAAAGAGAGCATCCATGGTTATGTGGTGAAGAGAGGCTTGGAAGGCGACAAGTATGTGCAGAACACACTCATGGATATGTACTCTAGAGTGGGAAAATTAGATGTAGCTCGCAGGATTTTTAATTGCATGGAGGCAAGAGATGTGGTTTCGTGGAATACCATGATAACTGGCTGCATCATCTGTGGCCATTTCAGTGAAGCGTTTTATCTGTTGAGCCAGATGCAAAGAACCCGAAATACTGACGATGAAATTGATACTGATGCGGTAGTACACACCAATTATAAACCGAATAACATCTCTCTCATCACAGTTCTTCCTGCTTGCGCTATTCTTGCGGCCCTTGCTAAAGGAAAAGAGATACATGCTTATGCAGTGCGAAACTTTTCAGCTTCAGATGTTGCTGTTGGGAGTGCCCTTGTTGACATGTATGCAAAATGTGGTTGCTTGACCTTATCAAGAAGAGTGTTCGACAGGATGTCCAAACGGAATGTGATCACTTGGAATGTGCTGATTATGGCGTATGGCATGAATGGGCAGGGGGAGGAAGCACTGAGGCTGTTTCAAGATATGGTGATCGGAGGAGAAGCAAAGCCAAATGAAGTAACATACATTGCAGTCTTCGCAGCATGCAGTCATTCAGGAATGGTGGACAAGGGGGTAGATCTTTTTCATAAAATGAGAAAAGATCATGAAGTTGAGCCAACAGCAGAGCACTACGCTTGTGTTGTCGATTTGCTTGGTCGAGCAGGGAAATTGGAGGAGGCATACCATCTGATTACTACAATGAAACCCGGTATACAACAAGCTGCAGCATGGAGTAGCCTGTTAGGCTCTTGTCGAATTCATCGCAATGTGAAACTAGGAGAGACAGCAGCTAACCATCTATTCGAACTAGAGCCAAATGTATCAAGCCACTATGTACTTCTTTCAAACATCTATGCAGCTGCAGGGTTATGGGATAAGGCAATGGAGGTTAGAAATAAAATGAAGGAATTAGGTGTGAAGAAGGAACCTGGTTACAGTTGGATAGAAGTAGGTGATCAGGTTCACCAATTCAGAGCCGGGGATTCCCTGCATCCACAGAGTGCAGAAGTCCATGCATTTCTTGAGAAATTATGGAGTAAAATGAGAAAAGAAGGGTATGTTCCTGATACTTCTTGTGTGCTCCACAATGTGGATGAGGATGAGAAGGAACTTCTCTTGTGCGGCCACAGTGAGAAGTTGGCGATCGCGTTCGGTATTTTGAACACCGCCCCTGGAACACCTATCAGAGTTGCCAAGAACCTTAGAGTTTGCAATGATTGCCACACAGCCTCCAAATACATTTCCAAGATCGAAGGAAGGGATATAATTTTACGAGATGTCAGGAGGTTCCACCATTTCAGAAATGGATTCTGTTCTTGTGGAGATTACTGGTAA
- the LOC120277380 gene encoding uncharacterized protein LOC120277380, which produces MSTPRRRKKVQTLMISVQPLTPLMEGPDDPNKEEKQVKKKQSHDITSRKRMNNLKLMLGVLACPLSPVPLQAQQTSHFSIKDSPIESSSAGYIVHQYLAASGWLKAKKEVKSKYTAGSLNMVYNDSGTESGCFVLWQMSPEMWLVDMVIGKCKVVAGSNGGVVWRHMPWLGAHAARGPPRPLRRIIQGLDPKATARVFENARCIGEKRIGDEDCFVLKMAMNMGDGAMNTEVIRHVVYGYFSQRSGLIVYIEDTHLTRVQRFGLDTVYWETTIGSTIEDYREIDGILIAHQGRSVATVFRFGKSSGSESRIRMVEKWRIDDVVFDVPGLSIDCFIPPAEIMGVSKGL; this is translated from the exons ATGAGCACTccaagaaggagaaagaaagTTCAAACATTGATGATCAGTGTTCAACCTCTGACACCTCTAATGGAAGGTCCTGATGAtccaaacaaagaggaaaagcAAGTCAAGAAGAAACAGAGCCATGACATCACTTCAAGAAAGAGAATGAATAATTTGAAGCTGATGCTTGGTGTCCTTGCATGTCCTCTATCTCCTGTTCCATTGCAAGCTCAGCAAACCTCTCATTTCTCTATCAAAGATAGTCCCATA GAGAGTTCTTCAGCTGGTTACATAGTGCATCAGTACTTGGCAGCCAGTGGATGGTTGAAAGCAAAGAAGGAAGTGAAGAGTAAGTATACTGCAGGGAGCTTGAACATGGTGTATAATGACAGTGGAACAGAGAGTGGTTGTTTTGTGTTGTGGCAGATGTCGCCGGAGATGTGGTTGGTGGATATGGTCATCGGCAAGTGCAAGGTGGTTGCCGGAAGCAATGGCGGCGTCGTTTGGAGACACATGCCATGGTTAGGGGCTCATGCTGCTCGAGGCCCCCCACGACCTCTTCGACGTATAATTCAG GGTTTAGACCCGAAGGCAACCGCAAGGGTGTTTGAGAATGCACGGTGCATAGGTGAAAAACGCATTGGTGATGAGGATTGCTTCGTCCTTAAGATGGCCATGAACATGGGAGATGGAGCTATGAATACAGAGGTGATCAGGCATGTTGTTTATGGTTACTTCAGCCAGAGAAGTGGTTTAATTGTTTACATAGAAGACACACATCTAACAAGAGTTCAGAGATTTGGGTTGGATACTGTGTATTGGGAAACAACCATTGGGAGTACAATTGAAGATTATAGAGAGATTGATGGCATTTTGATTGCACACCAAGGGAGGTCTGTTGCAACAGTGTTTAGATTTGGGAAGAGTTCTGGTAGTGAGAGTAGAATAAGAATGGTGGAAAAATGGAGGAttgatgatgttgtttttgATGTTCCTGGTCTTTCTATTGATTGTTTTATTCCTCCTGCTGAAATAATGGGTGTCAGTAAGGGTTTGTAA
- the LOC120277853 gene encoding copper transporter 6-like, translating to MEMENANMTGGDEQMPMNTNMSMSTSMHDGGGMSLMHMTFYWGKNSAILFSGWPGTSTGMYVLALVLVFVLAVLVEWLGHCRVAANGLVRTAVHTVRVALAYVVMLALMSFNVGVFIVAVVGHCVGFLIFGSSSLFWPAAPDQPAVSADDCAKAPLPPLAC from the coding sequence ATGGAGATGGAGAATGCCAACATGACCGGAGGAGATGAACAAATGCCCATGAACACAAACATGAGCATGAGCACCAGCATGCATGACGGTGGTGGGATGTCACTGATGCACATGACCTTCTACTGGGGTAAGAACTCAGCCATCCTCTTCTCCGGATGGCCGGGAACTAGCACCGGCATGTACGTGCTAGCTCTAGTCCTTGTCTTCGTGCTCGCTGTGCTAGTGGAGTGGCTCGGCCATTGCCGTGTTGCGGCCAATGGGCTTGTGCGCACGGCCGTGCACACCGTGCGCGTCGCCCTTGCGTATGTGGTCATGCTGGCTCTCATGTCGTTCAATGTTGGCGTGTTTATTGTGGCCGTTGTTGGGCATTGTGTTGGGTTCTTGATCTTTGGTAGTAGCTCTTTGTTTTGGCCTGCGGCGCCTGATCAGCCTGCTGTTTCAGCTGATGATTGTGCAAAGGCTCCGCTCCCTCCTTTggcttgttga